TTCCGCGAAGGTCCGCGCCGTCGAACCGGAGCGCGAGGTCGACGAGGGCGGCGTCGCCCTCGCCGCGCACGCGCGCGATCAGCTCACGTACGGGTTCTGTGACGGCAGGGTCCGGCTCGAGACGTCGAGGCTCGAGGCGCTCCCTCCGCTCGCGGAGGTCGAGGAGCTCGAGCATCTACCGCTCCTCGGACGCCTCGTGATGGGTCGCGTCGGAGGTGGGGTCGCCGGCGAGCGCGGCCGAGGGGGCCCGGTGCGCCCGGCGGTCGCGCGCGAACAGGGTCCAACCGGCGGCCGAGACGGCGATCCCGGCCGCGATCAGCATGCTCATGGCAAGCAGGAAGGTGGTTTGACGGTCCATCGCGGTCCGCACAGCTTACGGGAAACCCCCGGGCCCTCCCCGGGGATGCCGGCTCAGAGAGCCCGGCCCGTCGCTGACTAGTCCTTCGGTCCCTTCCCAACCCCCGGCGACCTGGGCCATGCTGCCGGAGCACGGGAGATCGCGAGGCGGGCGTGGTCCGCCGAAGGGGGAGATCGCTGATGTCCGACGAGACCACCGTTCGCGCACCGCTGACGCGCCGGCGGTTCCTGCAGGCCTCGGCCGTCGCGGCTGCCGCGGCGACACTGCCGATCGCCTCGACCGCCCGCGCGGGCGGGGGATGCGACGTCTTCGACACGCCGGCCGAGTTCATGGGCGTCGTGCCGAGCCCCGAGGACGTGCTCGGGTTCGACGTCGGTGTCGATCGGGAGGTGACGACCGCCGAGTCCGATGCCTACCTCGGCGCGGTGGCGGCGGCGAGCCCCCGCGTGATCACCGACTCGCTCGGCACCTCGTGGCAAGGAAGGCCGATCCGTTATGCGATCCTCGGCAAGCCTTCGAACGTCACGCCCGCCGGGCTCGCGTCGATCCGCGCGGCGACCGCGAAGATCCGCGATCCGCAGACCCCGGACGGCGAGGTTGCCGAGCTCGCGAAGACCACCCCCGCGATCCTGTGGATCGCCGCGAACGTCCACGGCAGCGAGGAGAGCGGTACCGACGCCTCCTTGCAGGCGTTGTACGAGCTGGCCGATCGCGACGACTGCGTCGTGCGCAATGTCTTGAACAATGCGATCGTGGTGTTCGTCCCGGTGCAGAATCCCGACGGACGCGAGCTGGACCAGCGTCGCAACATCTACGGGTTCGACCTGAACCGCGACACGCACGTGCGGACCCAGCCCGAGACCGATGCACGCGTCGAGCTGATGCGTCGCTACCCGCCGTTGCTGTTCCTCGACGACCACGAGTTCGGGTTCTTCCGTTCGTTCTTCCCGCCGAACAACGACCCCCAGTATCAGGAGACCGACGAGACCGTGATCGAGTGGATCGAGGACCTCTACGGTGCGGCATTCGCCGCCGAGTTCGTCGAGCGGGGATGGGACTTCTTCAACGGCAGCGTCTACGACTTCTTCGCCCCGCAGTTCGGCGACACGCTCGGCGCGATGGGCTTCCAGGGCGCCGGGATGACGATCGAGGTCTACAACGGCACGACGATCGAACGCCGGTCGACGAAACACCTCGTGATCCAGTGGATCGCTGTGACCCAGGCGGCCGCGAACAAGGAGCGCCTGCTGAACGAGCTGCATCTGATCTTCGCCAAGGCGGTGCGACAAGGGGAGATCGGGTTGCTGGAGCGCAACCGCCGCTATTTCAACCCGCAGCGGAAGCCGCGGATGAAGGTCGACCGCCGGCCGCTGCGGCACTACTTCTTCCCGCCGCAGGCCGACAAGCAGCCCGAGCTGCGCCGCCTGATCCGCCGGCTCCAACGGATGGACGTGAGGGTCGATCGCCTCGACGCGCCGCTGCAGGTGCCCGACTTCCGCGCGTACGGCCGGGACCCGGCGCCGCGCATGCTCCCGGCCGGGACGTACTGGGTCCCGATGGCCCAGCCGCAGAAGCACTGGATCCAGGCGATGCTCAACGAGAACACCTACATGCCGACG
The sequence above is a segment of the Actinomycetota bacterium genome. Coding sequences within it:
- a CDS encoding M14 family zinc carboxypeptidase produces the protein MSDETTVRAPLTRRRFLQASAVAAAAATLPIASTARAGGGCDVFDTPAEFMGVVPSPEDVLGFDVGVDREVTTAESDAYLGAVAAASPRVITDSLGTSWQGRPIRYAILGKPSNVTPAGLASIRAATAKIRDPQTPDGEVAELAKTTPAILWIAANVHGSEESGTDASLQALYELADRDDCVVRNVLNNAIVVFVPVQNPDGRELDQRRNIYGFDLNRDTHVRTQPETDARVELMRRYPPLLFLDDHEFGFFRSFFPPNNDPQYQETDETVIEWIEDLYGAAFAAEFVERGWDFFNGSVYDFFAPQFGDTLGAMGFQGAGMTIEVYNGTTIERRSTKHLVIQWIAVTQAAANKERLLNELHLIFAKAVRQGEIGLLERNRRYFNPQRKPRMKVDRRPLRHYFFPPQADKQPELRRLIRRLQRMDVRVDRLDAPLQVPDFRAYGRDPAPRMLPAGTYWVPMAQPQKHWIQAMLNENTYMPTLFTFSLSGWSLPLLANLDGGMSGEELHPAASTAPAVAEPAPPGPPAGAPRIGLFLQSKGTFSYESYQGTRWLFDQRWDIPYTELRPVDVRDGALEDIDVLVTPGSGSTRGMKLLKPPGQRALVDWVNGGGRYVGYRGGGARLAALLGLSTARLHFPAADVPGTLLRSRVDPSSPLADTVGEFAWVLFDDDLIAKAGPSATPIVYPSADDDDWFASGYIDNPKAVATTAVCVDERAGSGRVVIFPADPNRRGMPEGMQRVLWNAIFGPDPAGGVAPRIGSAVRADAERRAREAAAALPNFDGPLRFSVASADADAAAKVVKGYGVALRRYGDGDTVRFLVDNPKELTVEEHPYAIELNAKLRKRGIGVRGFRGP